The nucleotide sequence TGGTTTGGCGCTTTAGAAATCTAAGTAAGTTTGTATCAGTCAGGAGTTCGTCTTGTTCGTGGAATAGTGAAAGATGTGAAAGCTCAGAAGATAATACTGAGTGATGGCACTGAGGTTCCTTATGGTTTGTTGGTATGGTCTACTGGTGTTTCCCCTGCTCCTATTATTCAATCTTTGGATCTCCCTAAAGAACCTTCTGGAAGGTTAGTTTCATTAACTTCTAATCAATGCTTGATGgactttttttttatcatgtcTTAAATTCCTCTCATAGTTTTGTGGTCAAACCAGGATTGGTGTTGACGAGTGGCTTCGTGTTCCTTCGGTTCAAGATGTCTTCTCAATTGGTGATTGCTGTGGATTTCTTGAAACCACAGGTAGACAAACACTCCCTGCATTGGCACAAGTAAGTCATCcacaaattatattaataatagtCATTACTATTtatttaaacaaaaatatttcGTACATATTAACAGTGAGTCAGTGACAATGATTCATTGATAAAGTAATGGCAAGTGTTCTTTTAAGTAAGAAAAAATTCACCTCATTGATCATTGATTTAATAACTAAGTAGCAACATTAGTAGAAAGTTGAAAACATCACGTGATGTCCTATAAATTATTCATGACCAATCTTATGGTGTTTATGAGTTAGTATCTAAATTTTACTtaacttattttttgtaataaattttaatttttttaaattatttatttttatattttttaaattaaatattaatttttaactttttttaataaaCACACACCACTTTGTAGACACCATAACATTCACTATTATTCATATTATCTTACAAAATCATACTTCAAATTCTCATGGAAGCTAACACCAAGATTCCACAGGTGGCAGAGAGACAAGGAAAATATCTAGCAGAACTATTAAACAGAATTGGTAAAGAAGGTGCAGGGCATGCAAACAGTGCAAAAGAAATAGAATTTGGAGATCCATTTGTTTATAAGCACCTTGGAAGCATGGCAACTATTGGAAGATACAAGGCCTTAGTTGATCTTAGGCAAAGCAAGGTCATTAATTGGTTATATGAAAAatttaagagaaaaagataaataagaatttaatgttttaattcgAAGACACATGAAACTTTAactaattgaaaatataaaaatattttttattttttaaaatacgaaatatttaagtatttttgtctaaaatatataaagataaaataaaaaattatattttatttttttaaataaaaatttaaaatttaaataacccaAATTCCATGTTTTAAACTGACAAGATCTTATTGTTACTTACAGGAGGGAAAAGGGTTATCTCTGGCAGGTTTTCTCAGTTTTTTCATTTGGCGCTCGGCGTATATTACACGTGTCATCAGCTGGAGAAACAGATTTTATGTATTCATCAACTGGGTGACAACTCTTATATTTGGCCGTGACATAAGCAGATTATGaacccaaaaaaaaataattaaggtAAAATTTCTTGCACTGTTTAGACATCTTATAGAAAGGTAGTGTTGGAGAAATGGTTTAGTTGTTACTCTGGGACAGCAAGGTCTATCAACTATTTATGTATCTACTATATTAAGGTGTGTACCTTATACTTATTTTGGGGTGTAATTCTTATTTACACAATACAGGAAAGGATAATTTTCTTTTACATTAATTTATTATTAgtattacaaaataattaaaagagaaataataataataataataataataataataataatacaagtaATTTTGTNNNNNNNNNNNNNNNNNNNNNNNNNNNNNNNNNNNNNNNNNNNNNNNNNNNNNNNNNNNNNNNNNNNNNNNNNNNNNNNNNNNNNNNNNNNNNNNNNNNNNNNNNNNNNNNNNNNNNNNNNNNNNNNNNNNNNNNNNNNNNNNNNNNNNNNNNNNNNNNNNNNNNNNNNNNNNNNNNNNNNNNNNNNNNNNNNNNNNNNNNNNNNNNNNNNNNNNNNNNNNNNNNNNNNNNNNNNNNNNNNNNNNNNNNNNNNNNNNNNNNNNNNNNNNNNNNNNNNNNNNNNNNNNNNNNNNNNNNNNNNNNNNNNNNNNNNNNNNNNNNNNNNNNNNNNNNNNNNNNNNNNNNNNNNNNNNNNNNNNNNNNNNNNNNNNNNNNNNNNNNNNNNNNNNNNNNNNNNNNNNNNNNNNNNNNNNNNNNNNNNNNNNNNNNNNNNNNNNNNNNNNNNNNNNNNNNNNNNNNNNNNNNNNNNNNNNNNNNNNNNNNNNNNNNNNNNNNNNNNNNNNNNNNNNNNNNNNNNNNNNNNNNNNNNNNNNNNNNNNNNNNNNNNNNNNNNNNNNNNNNNNNNNTTGTGTTATCTCAAAATTACGAGTTTAAACCTTGAAAATTGAAATCAATCACGGATACAATTATTAGGTTAGATTATTTACATTACATTTCTTAAGTGCAATTCTTATTTGAATGGAAGTTTGTCATATCAAATtgtccttaaaaaaaaaagaaagaaattcacaaaattcTTCCTTTAACATATTAAGGACTTAAAGTGTTTTGGTAGGATCTTTTGTTTGGTTTAATGGCAAGTTATTTTCAGGCTCAAGTATTTTCTCTACAAGTGGACAGCATGGAACTTACTAGTTGCATGATTTTTGTTGCATGTTCAGTTTTAGCAAGTGGCATGTATTGATGAGGAGCAGGCTTGAGGAAGAAGGCAATGAAACTTTTGAATCTTGAAATTGATGGAGATTACTTTACCCATAAATTTCTCTCTCATAGCTTCTCAATTAATTAGAAATCTGGCCATGTGAGGCCATTTTGTACATATTGACAACCAACAAATTGATGTGCATGTTTAtgaaatgtaaaataaaataatcacaATAATATCATTTCATTGTAGTCTTAGTCCAAGACTTTGGCTAGGTGCAATGTACTCTCTGAATCTCTGATTTTTTCAAACGTGTAATTTCATTTTATGAAGTTATCAAATGGAGATGGTACTAAAAAACTCTTATCGATTTTGTATTATAAGTTCTCATGGTAGAAATAAAGGGAATGATATTTTAGTTATTGATCTATTTTTGTAagcaaaaactaaaataaatgtaCTTTCTTTTAATCATAGGTATAATTGTATAAACCAAAGAGGGATAGAGATAGGAATTATATAAGATATTCTAAATTCAAATGACatgtataaaaaatttaattttgtattATGATAGCAGTTCGATCCAATTCATAAGCATTTTGTGTTAATGCAGAAAATCTAAAAAATGATCATACTGAAAATGTATAATAACttgagaaaaaaaatatcaatcataaataataatttagtatTAATTCCTTTTGTCACTACATTGATGAGAACCTGCTAAGTATAACCTATGACCTATGGGTTAATAATCTTTCATCATGAAATCCCATTCATGTACAAAATCAAAAAACACAATGAAATTCAATTAGCTAGTAAAAAATTGGGATATCTATTATTCTGCTCAAATTTGAATCAATTCTGGAATAAgcttcaaaagaaaagaaagctcTTGCTGTGAGAATTGAGGCTTGAAGTTCTTCACTTGCAACATTTCCTCCATCCCTAGACCATTTATATCAAGAACTAACTCTGCTATTTCcttaacaaaatcaacaatgaCACCATCAATCCCCATTAGATGTTGCATGTAAACTGCTTCAGGAACATTGTTTAATTTTCCATATGTAAAGAGAGAAAGCTTATTAGAACACTCCTTGATCTTTCTCACAGCTTCAGGGTTTCTAAATATTCCTTTGACTTCAGAGACTATTCCTTGCAATCCATGTTCTGTGCAAAGCTTCAGAGCCTCCTCTAATGAATTTCTTCTCACATCTTCATAGAGTTCACATCCTCCTTCAGTTAAGAAGAATACAGGGTATGTGCTTTGcaattttcttacaagtattgCTGCATCTGGTTGAAAAGTTGAGAATATGATTGGCCTATTCTTGCCATGCTCAAACACAACCTGTCCCCAATAATTTTTATCACCAAATTAATAACTAGTCTTTTATGTATTACTATTTATACAACATAATTTTTTAGAATAAACCATCAATTTAGTTTTTGTAAAGTAACTATGACaattaattactaaattaatCACCATATACTTGTGTATAATCGCAtgtataaattaatttattttcaatatatattttgtattttaacatatattttatacaaataactAATATATTTAAAAAGAATTTCAGTCTTCTTAAAATGAACAATATTCGATAATAgacttaaaaattaatttaaacagAAACAATAGCATTTTGTCAACTATTATTTTaaacggaaatgtttggtaaccaaagaaaatcagctaaaaacagccataacttgttttatttagcattcattaattgttgcaataattaattaatgctaaataaaaaaagttatagctgttttttttttttttttttNNNNNNNNNNNNNNNNNNNNNNNNNNNNNNNNNNNNNNNNNNNNNNNNNNNNNNNNNNNNNNNNNNNNNNNNNNNNNNNNNNNNNNNNNNNNNNNNNNNNNNNNNNNNNNNNNNNNNNNNNNNNNNNNNNNNNNNNNNNNNNNNNNNNNNNNNNNNNNNNNNNNNNNNNNNNNNNNNNNNNNNNNNNNNNNNNNNNNNNNNNNNNNNNNNNNNNNNNNNNNNNNNNNNNNNNNNNNNNNNNNNNNNNNNNNNNNNNNNNNNNNNNNNNNNNNNNNNNNNNNNNNNNNNNNNNNNNNNNNNNNNNNNNNNNNNNNNNNNNNNNNNNNNNNNNNNNNNNNNNNNNNNNNNNNNNNNNNNNNNNNNNNNNNNNNNNNNNNNNNNNNNNNNNNNNNNNNNNNNNNNNNNNNNNNNNNNNNNNNNNNNNNNNNNNNNNNNNNNNNNNNNNNNNNNNNNNNNNNNNNNNNNNNNNNNNNNNNNNNNNNNNNNNNNNNNNNNNNNNNNNNNNNNNNNNNNNNNNNNNNNNNNNNNNNNNNNNNNNNNNNNNNNNNNNNNNNNNNNNNNNNNNNNNNNNNNNNNNNNNNNNNNNNNNNNNNNNNNNNNNNNNNNNNNNNNNNNNNNNNNNNNNNNNNNNNNNNNNNNNNNNNNNNNNNNNNNNNNNNNNNNNNNNNNNNNNNNNNNNNNNNNNNNNNNNNNNNNNNNNNNNNNNNNNNNNNNNNNNNNNNNNNNNNNNNNNNNNNNNNNNNNNNNNNNNNNNNNNNNNNNNNNNNNNNNNNNNNNNNNNNNNNNNNNNNNNNNNNNNNNNNNNNNNNNNNNNNNNNNNNNNNNNNNNNNNNNNNNNNNNNNNNNNNNNNNNNNNNNNNNNNNNNNNNNNNNNNNNNNNNNNNNNNNNNNNNNNNNNNNNNNNNNNNNNNNNNNNNNNNNNNNNNNNNNNNNNNNNNNNNNNNNNNNNNNNNNNNNNNNNNNNNNNNNNNNNNNNNNNNNNNNNNNNNNNNNNNNNNNNNNNNNNNNNNNNNNNNNNNNNNNNNNNNNNNNNNNNNNNNNNNNNNNNNNNNNNNNNNNNNNNNNNNNNNNNNNNNNNNNNNNNNNNNNNNNNNNNNNNNNNNNNNNNNNNNNNNNNNNNNNNNNNNNNNNNNNNNNNNNNNNNNNNNNNNNNNNNNNNNNNNNNNNNNNNNNNNNNNNNNNNNNNNNNNNNNNNNNNNNNNNNNNNNNNNNNNNNNNNNNNNNNNNNNNNNNNNNNNNNNNNNNNNNNNNNNNNNNNNNNNNNNNNNNNNNNNNNNNNNNNNNNNNNNNNNNNNNNNNNNNNNNNNNNNNNNNNNNNNNNNNNNNNNNNNNNNNNNNNNNNNNNNNNNNNNNNNNNNNNNNNNNNNNNNNNNNNNNNNNNNNNNNNNNNCTAGCATAAGGAccacattttttctttttatttgagtaACAAATTATCCATTTTATAATCTTTAGAAAACATGagctaattttttcttttacatcatcttaaaacagaaaataaaaatgcaaatcaCACAACTTATAATATGGTCATATATCCTAATGTCTTGTTTAATTGTGAATATATTTACCTTCAAGATGGAGTGAAGAACATGGACAAGATATCCTTGTTCATAAACAATGTAGTCATCAAACTTCAACTCAATGTTGAAACCCAAAGAAGGATTGACATTAACGAAAGCTTCATGGAGTGTGCAGAGTGAGTCATCTTGTTCCACGTTCCACTTGACTAGCTTCCCCTCTTCAGTTTTCCTAAGCAGGGTTTTTCCGTTCTTGTCCCTCTGAGGGCCGCAAGAGAGGAACTCGGAGAGGGTCAATTCCGTAACTTTCTCCCCAAACACAGTGCCGTTTTCTTCACAGAAGATGTGGTCGTCGTGGAAGATAACGGGACAGTTATCTTTCGTGACTTGCACGTCGAATTCGATGAAGTCAAGGGCCAAGTTAGATGCAGCTTTGAAGGAAACAATGGAGTTTTCTTTGATAGCTCTCATTCTCTGATCTAATGACTGCAAATCGTTCATGCCACTTCCCCGGTGTCCGATCACCGCAAACTTCGCCACCTCAAACCTCCTCTGCTCTATCTCCACCTCTACAATTTTCGTAGTAAACAGAggattttagtttaattttaatgcaccAACTAATATTATAGGATAATTGTCTAATTATATCTTAGATGACTATTCGATCggttaacataaaaaaaataactagCCAATTAGTTATAATTCAAATAGCATAATCTCTCTATATTTACGTAAGAAGTTGCAGGTTCGAGTCTTcctatctttaataaaaaaaacataaaatttatgTAATTGAATgtatgtataaaatattttatatcaaaattaaaattaatatactaatttattcatttaaatttttgaaaaaatttaaaatttactaaaatttattgtttttgatattttttaagttaTTAACATATAGAGAAAAAATTTATACACtagcaaaatttattatttttagtcaatatttttaaatattattgaatAATTACAGGTTATaaacaataaattttattaattctttaatatttttttaaacttAAATGTAGTAGACTAAAATATTAATATGAAATAATAAACGAAACTAATAGTATGAACCAAAAATTGAACATATACCTCTAGAGGAATGACTTGAGCACCGTAGATCTAAGGAAGGGATTTGAGAGACCGGGAGAAGCTTGAGAGCCATTTGCGTCAAAGATAGAGAGAATTGAAATGAAAGAGGAAAATAAAGTTGTGGGAATGGTGAAGCGAGTTGTTGAGATGTATTGGAGAATATATATAATAATGGATTTGGGGTTGGGAAAGCCATACCTAAAGAGAGGATAAGCATGCCAATTCAATGGGATCTTCACGTTGAATATTCTGTTGGATATTCTTTTTTATGCATTTTAATAGATAAATTATGACAACTCCTTATGACAACGAGAGGTTGACCTTTGCTTAGTTTTGTTTATGACTTTATGGTTATGGTAGCgcaaacataataaaaaaaagatttggattctctaaagtttgaattttattatAGAGAATTAAGTGTGatattttattattgattttatacgtaaaactaaaaataaatataaaagagaaactatttaaggatagaagatcacactttattctttaaagtgaaattcaaactttagaggattcaAATCTTAAAAAAAGATATTGAACGTTGTTAAATGGATATTTTTTTTAGAAGAAGTATAGAGAGTCAATGGAATatctatacaatgtgtacaatgagatATAAAGATGTTCGATTCAAtaggatatcagatgtttattatcaCTGGTACCCGAATGGTTATTCTGAATAGTATATGTGTATTGTGTTTgaaaaattagtagtattttatcttgaatgttcattttttaactcatattaggCCAAATAAATAACCCATTATACATATTAtacaaatattctattggctTCCTAGCAGAATTGTTTTTTTAATGCTAAATTGTAGTAGTTAGCTACATTCTTTAATTGGCTTAAAATCAAACTAATAAATCTAGTGCGAGTGTTGTAAGTTAGCAAATTATAACATATATAGTACACATAAATTATTACTAATGTTAGTCGCATATATTTTGGAACAAAGTGTAGTTTGGGTGTGTGCTTGGGGAGTATTTATGAATTGGAAGGATATTCCACCATATTTTGCATTCACCAAaacaaaattagttattaaattaataaattttattttttactgcGACTTTGATGATGTGTATGTTGTAtttgttaaataataattttttgttgTTGATAAATATGATGAAAGTTTATGTATGTTGGattgattaattttaaaattatataaaaaaaaattttattgtttaaattagtcatacaaattataatttaaaattatgtattaatTTTGCAATGTTTAATTAGGAAGATTCATAAACAAGTATAGTCATAAGTATTTTGATCTAATTTATAGTCATTCTATCGGCTAGTggcacgctttttaagcgtagtCATATCTTCTtttatcggcacgcttttaaagtgtagcCAAAACCACTCCATTGGGTCACttctaaaagcgtggcaatatgtACACTTTTCAGTAAGTTTTTCAAGCGTAGCAAGAAATGAAAGCGTGCCAAAAAATAAAAGCGTGCCAGAAAAACGTGCTGATAAATCACAAAAACGTGGTGATAGAGCAATCGACACGTTTGCGGATGTGACCCTTTTAAAAGTGTGCCAATAACTAAAAAAACGTGACAAAAATCTATTGGCATGTTTTTTTGTACTTTtcagcacgctttaaaagcgtgacaGAAAACTTATTTTCTTATAGTGGATTGATTCATATTCCGTCAGAATtttatcttttataatttaaatattttattgttaattttttcGATACCATATTANNNNNNNNNNATCTatgtgttttaaattttaaaatttcgaaaTACATTATTTTATCATAGTACTTCCCTTaactatattttaaaaattttggaatactgtagtgataaaaattttaaaatactgtATTTTATCCTTTGCTAAAATTGTTAGAATTCTATATATGTATGTAGGctcatttttttattatggaTTTGGTATTAGGGTTGTGTAATGAAATGGATGTATGATCAAAATTTCCACGGCTATGAAAATTGGTCAAAACGTAGGTtacgttttgtttttttttttctttttttttttgttaagagaAATGGACAAACGCACTCTGCGTTTTGTTttttaaaaggttttgaaatttttttaaagtcCAATCATAGCCTACGTTTTGCTGTGagtattaaaaagaatttttttgaaGTAACAAAATGCAtcttgcattttatttttatgtgTCAGATTTTTTTATAGAATAGCCAAAACGCAAGATGCGTTTTATGGGCTgtcagcttttttttttttaaatactaaaAACGCATGTTgcgttttgtttaaaaaaaatattttaaccaAGAGTCCGGCCTATAAATACGAAGTAAGACTCTCATTCAGCTTGCCTCACTCCATTTCTACTCAttgtattcttctttcttttacatATGTCGTAGTTCTGAGGTTTTTTGGTAGTTAGGTGTGTCAAAAAAATTAGATTAGGTGAGGTTGCAGTTATGAAAAATATTGCAAATTTGCGAGTGTATTATAACGGTGATGTTATACCAAACACACATGAAAgagtgacttttgtttgtgaatATCCATTGTCATTTGTTATTCCATGTACCATGAGTTTTGTAGAATTACAAAATGGACTTTGTAATAACATTCAAAGCCACATTTTAAAAATGGTGAGCAACATTTTATACAGGAATCCTGTACAAGTTTTTGGTGGGCTGATACAGTTTCAAATGATGCCCATCATTGATGATGCCAGTATGCAGCAGATGTTAtgtatttatcaacaaacccgaTTTCATGTGCCGATGATAGAGCTGTACGTTGAGTTCGAACAGCAGTCAGGGTTGGGCGCGGTCGGCGAGGAGGTCAATGTTGATGAGCTCGGGGATATAGATTAGGAAGAAGATAATAATGACAGTGAAGAGGAATTCGAAGCTAACTATAAAGTCGATAACGAAAACGATGATGGAGACTTGGCAGGCAATCCGGCGGTGCAAAATGAAGCGAATGCGATTGTAAGCCAGCACATGTTTGGTGTTCCGTCTTTTATGCGGACTCTAGATTTCAAAGGCATGCATGCTCCAAAATTTTCTAAGTACGCGAATATGGATATGTTATGATTATTAACTCAAGTTTCCTATAGTGCTTATTTTATTTGCCCTGTCTGACTGATGATGGTGCACATGTCGTAGGTGAAGGTAACGCTGCGGCGGAAGATGGCGAGTATATTATATTACTAGAAAaacattaataaattattaaaaaataataaatatttatttaattaacagtattatttatttattattagaaaattttaataattaatttattattattactctAAACACTACTATTATAAAAATAACTTATTCTCAATATCATAATAATTACTCAAATATAATNNNNNNNNNNNNNNNNNNNNNNNNNNNNNNNNNNNNNNNNNNNNNNNNNNNNNNNNNNNNNNNNNNNNNNNNNNNNNNNNNNNNNNNNNNNNNNNNNNNNNNNNNNNNNNNNNNNNNNNNNNNNNNNNNNNNNNNNNNNNNNNNNNNNNNNNNNNNNNNNNNNNNNNNNNNNNNNNNNNNNNNNNNNNNNNNNNNNNNNNNNNNNNNNNNNNNNNNNNNNNNNNNNNNNNNNNNNNNNNNNNNNNNNNNNNNNNNNNNNNNNNNNNNNNNNNNNNNNNNNNNNNNNNNNNNNNNNNNNNNNNNNNNNNNNNNNNNNNNNNNNNNtacaaataaatataattatttattgatcagaaaattaaaaaaaaattttacccaTTTAGAATGATCCAAATATTCAATGATGTGATTCTCAGATGTAGTAAAATTACGCACCATATTTTTCCAGCGTCCCTCAGTTGAACCTAAACTCTTTTCGAGTCTTTTTCTTCCTCAAACAACACAATATTTTAACCCCTAACCCTTTCTTTCAGTATTCACCACAATCTTCACTTACCCTCTCTTTAACTCTAACAACACAATGTTTCACTCTTTCTCAGCACATTGTTTTCCTTGCTTGCGTTTTGGCTTTAAAAACACCGGTTTCACCTTCCCAGTGGCGGAACTTAGTTCAGACAAGGAGGGGTCATGgccccccaaactttttataaaaaacttagtagtactttttcaaaagataaaaaatagttcaattaacttaaatactttactatgacttaaagtagctaataagttcaataaacaacactctctttatctttaagttcaaatataaaatttagatattttttatttatttaatttaattttttatatgataaaaaataatagaatattcaataagtattaatattattgtatttgtataaattgataaaaaaatttaataaatattataaattttaatatttgtccttctaacttcttctttacatattttacaggatatatattcaaattttttatataaaataataataaaaaatcaaaaaattgatacattttttaagaggaagactaatatttaagaagaaaaacatataacttttacaatatcaacacatatagatagttcttctactttaatgaatcacgaaaaagtgagatataaccttcaaaagttcaaaaagttacatctgATGACTTTAACTTTAACTTTTTAGAATGAGATCTtgaaaaacggctttaaatttggcaatatcacccaaaccagagagatgagattagacgagcttatcttaaatgggaTCCATATCAAAAacattttgacaattattttctatctggcccccccaaaattttgtttcaagttccgccactgcACCTTCCATTGTATCCACGTGTCATGCATGCAAGGCTGCAGGCTGTCAAACGCAACCTGCGACTTGCTTTCACGCTGGCcaaacgcaacctgcgttttgTGATATCCCAGATTGGTCAAAGGATGCTCCTGTGTGCATGCAGGGAGTCACA is from Arachis ipaensis cultivar K30076 chromosome B01, Araip1.1, whole genome shotgun sequence and encodes:
- the LOC107605647 gene encoding glycerophosphodiester phosphodiesterase GDPD1, chloroplastic-like, which encodes MLILSLGMAFPTPNPLLYIFSNTSQQLASPFPQLYFPLSFQFSLSLTQMALKLLPVSQIPSLDLRCSSHSSREVEIEQRRFEVAKFAVIGHRGSGMNDLQSLDQRMRAIKENSIVSFKAASNLALDFIEFDVQVTKDNCPVIFHDDHIFCEENGTVFGEKVTELTLSEFLSCGPQRDKNGKTLLRKTEEGKLVKWNVEQDDSLCTLHEAFVNVNPSLGFNIELKFDDYIVYEQGYLVHVLHSILKVVFEHGKNRPIIFSTFQPDAAILVRKLQSTYPVFFLTEGGCELYEDVRRNSLEEALKLCTEHGLQGIVSEVKGIFRNPEAVRKIKECSNKLSLFTYGKLNNVPEAVYMQHLMGIDGVIVDFVKEIAELVLDINGLGMEEMLQVKNFKPQFSQQELSFLLKLIPELIQI